The following proteins are encoded in a genomic region of Dioscorea cayenensis subsp. rotundata cultivar TDr96_F1 chromosome 8, TDr96_F1_v2_PseudoChromosome.rev07_lg8_w22 25.fasta, whole genome shotgun sequence:
- the LOC120266503 gene encoding putative pentatricopeptide repeat-containing protein At3g01580, with protein MRSKAQLSNLLLSCSDAKTLTNLHSLLLRTGLLPFNYFFATNLVSSYSNLRSLDSARKVFDETPHPNTRLWNAILRAHSLAHQWRDVLFLFPRMNHQPDCFTLHIVLKACAAVPDLNLGRVIHCLAVKNPTAHSDMFVGAGLVEMYGKCGDMGGARKVFDEFPAPDVVLWTSVVSGYQQNGLAVDAVLFFSDMVVGHGVTPDPVTLISIVSALSQLGNLRAGKSCHAYVLKRNLLSKLSLCNSILNFYANLGTVEWTQRVFDYMPDRDVVTWSCMISCHVRTGNAVHALDVYRTMVGNGLEPNSITMVSVLQACALAIDLEEGRRMHELAIQKGFELDLGVSTSLMDMYMKCSCYNEAIDLFHRMPKKDTVSWSVMIGGCAQNGFADESLRLFRRMLEDHASPDAVTIVKVLSACSQLSNLHQAICLHSYIIFSGFDNKLFVNTALIDLYSKCGSLTDAFKVFNSVTDKDVAVWCSMITAYGIHGHGINAITLFQQMIDSSIKPNNVTFVAVLTACSHAGLIEEGNKIFYSMQNEYGMLPNSEHCNIMVDMFARTGKLREALKVIEGMPAAGVSPHAWCALLAGCRIHQDIKMGKFVAMKLLELEPEHAGYYNLMSNMYAFDGNWDNVIEIKSVIKERRLKKTSGYSSIQMGNGIQFSF; from the coding sequence ATGAGAAGCAAAGCGCAGCTCTCCAATCTCCTCCTCTCCTGTTCCGAcgccaaaaccctaaccaatcTCCACTCCCTCCTCCTCCGCACCGGCCTCCTACCCTTCAATTACTTCTTCGCCACGAACCTCGTCTCGTCCTACTCTAACCTTCGTTCTCTCGACAGCGCCCGCAAGGTGTTCGACGAAACACCTCATCCAAACACCCGCCTTTGGAACGCCATCCTACGTGCACACTCCCTAGCTCACCAATGGCGCGATGTGCTCTTCCTCTTTCCTCGCATGAACCACCAACCTGACTGCTTCACCCTTCACATCGTTCTCAAGGCCTGCGCGGCTGTCCCCGACCTCAATCTCGGCCGTGTCATTCATTGTCTTGCTGTGAAAAACCCGACCGCTCATTCAGACATGTTTGTTGGTGCTGGACTTGTAGAAATGTATGGAAAGTGTGGGGACATGGGTGGTGCACGCAAAGTGTTTGATGAATTTCCTGCACCAGATGTTGTGCTCTGGACCTCAGTGGTTTCTGGGTACCAGCAGAACGGATTGGCCGTGGATGCAGTGTTGTTCTTCTCGGACATGGTGGTTGGGCATGGTGTCACTCCTGATCCAGTAACGCTTATAAGCATTGTATCAGCTCTCAGCCAATTGGGCAACCTTCGTGCAGGTAAATCTTGTCATGCATATGTTCTTAAGAGAAATTTACTATCAAAATTATCACTTTGCAATTCCATTTTGAACTTTTATGCGAATTTGGGCACCGTTGAATGGACACAGAGGGTATTTGATTATATGCCTGACAGAGATGTGGTCACTTGGAGTTGTATGATCTCCTGTCATGTTCGAACTGGGAATGCTGTTCATGCGCTTGATGTTTATAGAACAATGGTTGGGAATGGTTTGGAGCCGAATTCAATTACTATGGTTAGTGTTCTGCAAGCATGTGCATTAGCTATTGATTTGGAAGAAGGAAGGAGGATGCATGAGCTTGCGATCCAAAAAGGCTTTGAATTGGATTTAGGTGTCTCGACCTCTCTAATGGACATGTACATGAAGTGTTCTTGTTACAATGAGGCAATTGATCTCTTTCATCGAATGCCAAAGAAGGATACCGTCTCTTGGTCTGTAATGATAGGCGGATGTGCTCAAAATGGCTTTGCGGATGAGTCATTAAGGCTTTTCCGGCGCATGTTGGAGGATCACGCTAGTCCAGATGCAGTTACTATAGTGAAGGTCCTTTCCGCATGCTCACAGTTGAGTAATCTTCATCAAGCCATTTGCCTCCACAGCTACATAATCTTCAGTGGTTTCGACAACAAACTCTTTGTAAACACGGCGCTTATCGACCTTTACTCCAAATGTGGCAGCTTGACTGACGCATTTAAGGTGTTCAATTCTGTCACTGATAAAGACGTGGCCGTGTGGTGTTCTATGATCACAGCCTATGGAATTCACGGTCACGGTATCAATGCCATTACATTGTTCCAGCAAATGATTGATTCGTCGatcaaaccaaacaatgtcACATTTGTAGCAGTCTTAACCGCTTGCAGTCATGCAGGTTTGATTGAAGAAGGCAATAAGATCTTTTATAGTATGCAGAATGAATATGGTATGTTGCCTAATTCAGAACATTGTAACATCATGGTTGACATGTTTGCGCGGACCGGTAAATTGCGGGAGGCTTTGAAGGTTATTGAGGGGATGCCGGCGGCGGGAGTCAGCCCCCATGCTTGGTGTGCATTGCTTGCTGGTTGTAGGATTCATCAGGACATCAAAATGGGCAAGTTTGTGGCAATGAAATTGCTTGAACTGGAACCTGAACATGCAGGGTACTATAATTTGATGTCTAATATGTATGCTTTTGATGGAAATTGGGACAATGTGATTGAAATTAAGAGTGTAATTAAGGAGAGAAGATTGAAGAAAACAAGTGGTTATAGCTCAATTCAGATGGGTAATGgaattcaattttctttttga
- the LOC120267779 gene encoding probable O-methyltransferase 3 has protein sequence MLGASPSATSNQCLSKPPSISASPRSSTSTAKPMSLAQLTTSLSIPDSKSDHFRRLMRALVHQGIFSTDQETQSSYSLTPTSQLMLPGNSTSITQLLRVFIDPTTSDSAYVLPSWLKSSEETTKTPFAVLHGHEIFELADEKPEFTKLYNEGMASDAGLVMDVVMRSCRDVFDGVESLVDVGGGNGTTAMTLKKAFPEMKCTVFDLQHVIQDKMEIDGVRFVTGDFFQSVPPASAALLKSILHGWSDEDCVKILKHCKAAIPNKDNGGKIIIIDMVVGAVTDNEVNAIETQLFSDLLMLIAAKGKERNESEWRDIIFAAGFNNYKITPLIGLRSVIEVYP, from the exons ATGCTTGGAGCCTCGCCTTCAGCTACTTCAAATCAATGTCTCTCAAAGCCGCCATCGATCTCGGCATCGCCGAGATCCTCCACAAGCACGGCAAAGCCCATGAGCCTTGCCCAACTCACCACCTCCCTCTCCATCCCCGACTCTAAATCCGACCATTTCCGGCGCCTCATGCGCGCTCTTGTCCACCAAGGCATCTTCTCCACAGACCAAGAAACCCAATCCTCATACTCCCTCACACCCACTTCCCAACTCATGCTCCCCGGGAACTCCACTTCCATAACTCAATTGCTTCGCGTTTTCATCGACCCAACCACAAGCGACAGTGCATATGTTTTGCCATCATGGTTGAAGTCTTCAGAGGAGACAACGAAGACACCATTTGCAGTTCTTCATGGCCATGAGATCTTTGAATTGGCTGATGAGAAGCCAGAGTTTACCAAATTGTATAATGAGGGGATGGCGAGTGATGCTGGGTTGGTGATGGACGTGGTTATGAGGAGTTGTAGGGATGTGTTTGATGGAGTGGAGTCATTGGTGGATGTTGGTGGTGGGAATGGGACGACGGCGATGACTCTAAAGAAAGCGTTCCCTGAGATGAAGTGCACTGTGTTTGACCTGCAGCATGTGATCCAGGACAAGATGGAGATTGATGGTGTTCGCTTTGTTACTGGTGATTTTTTCCAATCTGTTCCTCCTGCAAGTGCCGCCTTGTTAAAG TCAATTTTACACGGTTGGAGTGATGAAGACTGTGTCAAAATTTTAAAGCATTGCAAAGCAGCAATTCCAAATAAAGATAATGGCggaaagataataataattgatatggTTGTTGGTGCTGTCACGGATAATGAAGTTAATGCAATAGAGACACAGCTATTTAGTGATTTATTGATGCTAATTGCTGcgaaaggaaaggaaagaaatGAAAGTGAATGGCGAGATATAATTTTTGCAGCAGGCTTCAACAACTACAAAATTACTCCCCTCATAGGTCTTCGGTCAGTTATCGAGGTATATCCTTGA